The following are from one region of the Salvia hispanica cultivar TCC Black 2014 chromosome 1, UniMelb_Shisp_WGS_1.0, whole genome shotgun sequence genome:
- the LOC125201782 gene encoding uncharacterized protein LOC125201782, with product MTSKSTARRRRRISVPLLLILIAISTIFGLLTTDLRSIDPSPKLQIRNKASEIFVEEAFPANSTADKVEGAEGGRKCATVEEMGDIFSRGYAEESIRVRTLIHHHFQTNGASRVRNLPPEQFCNHGFVIGKASEAGLGNELYKILTAAALSVMLNRSLIIGQTRDKYPFGDYISYSNVTFTLKEVKHLWRHNRCLTKYKRHLTMRIDDFQKPTRTDVLCSNWREWEQPIIWFQNTTDAVAAQFFLKNVHPEMRDAASDLFGRPENLQYRANVFGEIMRILISPSRDVENAVSWALSGGSDPDIVLHMRMMMNRSVRAMQAAVDCLRKALLNLPILSKPKIVLVSDTPSMVKNIAITLEEFAEVIHFDYEKFEGNISGNSKSSIMNFRTKDWGPAPRWVAFVDFFLASRAKHAVISGAHRRVGTTYAQLIAALAAAYRLDENSSLNSSITFLSSFQSPLLLEGLKRQIGWGHVWNRFAGPLSCRGQPRQCALTPILPSAWWDGLWQSPIPRDVQRMEAYGMKLSGFGTSDDSRLSRFCKSRTNSVVVTRLI from the exons ATGACCTCAAAATCTACggcgcgccgccgccgccggattTCCGTGCCTCTTCTCCTCATCCTGATCGCGATATCCACCATTTTCGGCCTCCTCACCACGGATCTCAGGTCGATTGATCCGTCGCCCAAGCTCCAGATTAGGAACAAGGCGTCGGAGATCTTCGTGGAGGAGGCGTTTCCAGCTAATTCGACGGCGGATAAGGTGGAAGGAGCTGAGGGCGGGAGGAAATGCGCGACGGTGGAAGAGATGGGAGATATCTTCAGCAGAGGCTATGCGGAGGAGAGTATTAGAGTCAGAACATTGATTCATCACCACTTCCAAACCAACG GTGCCTCGAGGGTGCGAAATCTCCCTCCCGAGCAATTCTGCAACCACGGCTTTGTGATTGGGAAAGCATCGGAAGCCGGTTTGGGAAACGAGTTGTATAAGATACTTACTGCTGCTGCGTTGAGCGTGATGCTGAACCGGTCATTGATAATCGGCCAAACCAG GGATAAGTACCCTTTTGGCGATTACATCTCCTACTCCAACGTAACATTTACATTAAAAGAAGTGAAACATTTGTGGAGACATAATCGTTGTCTGACAAAATACAAAAGGCACTTAACGATGAGGATTGACGATTTCCAGAAGCCAACACGAACAGATGTTCTCTGTAGTAACTGGAGAGAATGGGAGCAACCTATCATATG GTTCCAGAACACGACGGATGCTGTGGCTGCCCAGTTTTTCTTGAAGAACGTACATCCCGAGATGAGGGACGCTGCCTCGGATTTATTTGGAAGGCCGGAAAATCTTCAGTACCGAGCTAATGTGTTCGGTGAGATTATGAGGATCCTGATTTCTCCTTCGAGAGATGTGGAAAATGCAGTAAGTTGGGCTCTTAGTGGCGGGAGCGATCCGGATATAGTACTCCACATGCGGATGATGATGAATAG ATCGGTTAGAGCAATGCAGGCGGCGGTGGATTGCCTAAGGAAAGCTCTCCTTAATCTTCCAATTTTATCGAAACCAAAAATTGTCTTGGTTTCTGATACCCCTTCCATGGTGAAAAATATTGCAATAACTTTAGAAGAATTTGCAGAG GTCATACACTTCGATTATGAAAAGTTCGAAGGAAATATTTCAGGTAACTCAAAGTCAAGCATCATGAATTTCAGAACAAAGGACTGGGGTCCCGCACCTAGATGGGTGGCCTTTGTCGATTTCTTTCTGGCATCACGCGCTAAACATGCCGTCATTTCTGGAGCTCACCGACGTGTTGGGACAACGTATGCTCAGCTGATCGCAGCACTTGCAGCTGCATACCGACTAG ATGAGAACTCGTCTCTAAACTCGAGCATCACGTTCCTTAGCAGCTTCCAAAGTCCGTTGCTTTTGGAGGGTTTGAAGAGACAGATCGGGTGGGGGCACGTGTGGAACCGATTTGCTGGGCCCCTAAGCTGTCGTGGGCAGCCTCGCCAATGCGCTCTAACACCTATTCTTCCATCGGCTTGGTGGGACGGGCTTTGGCAGTCGCCCATCCCACGAGATGTGCAAAGGATGGAAGCGTACGGCATGAAGCTCTCGGGCTTTGGGACGTCCGATGACAGCCGCCTCAGTAGATTCTGTAAGTCGCGGACAAATTCTGTTGTAGTAACTCGACTCATCTAG
- the LOC125198371 gene encoding uncharacterized protein LOC125198371 — MDWFNSDQRQMDDFVNSQNWQVPPTPDPDATPSPGLPINMDMESPVSIDEYDISDMEPAQRRGKGKGKVADEDGPKKYSPQETMWLAKNYVDVSEDAVVGNQQSGKVFWQRIADKYNAGQPEGLFERTYVKLRKHWGRVQKEINKWNGKWTNVVRMWPSGHNEMDLVDKAKADYFADGKKHFKYFDVWKLVEKSPKYTGGAEAAAKRTKVAAGHYTSSEGGPPIDLNVTGDDFFLSSPGTESRPMGTKAAKRKAKGKATASYSAMPPPPPNPSLDKILDSMSDMSITLRMG; from the coding sequence ATGGATTGGTTTAACAGCGACCAACGCCAGATGGACGATTTCGTGAACTCCCAGAACTGGCAAGTGCCACCGACACCCGATCCAGATGCAACGCCTAGTCCCGGGCTGCCTATCAATATGGACATGGAATCGCCAGTTAGCATTGATGAGTACGATATCAGCGATATGGAGCCCGCTCAACGgaggggcaagggcaagggcaaggttGCCGATGAGGATGGGCCGAAGAAGTATAGTCCGCAGGAGACAATGTGGCTGGCCAAGAACTATGTCGACGTCTCCGAGGACGCTGTGGTCGGCAACCAGCAAAGCGGCAAAGTGTTCTGGCAGCGGATTGCAGATAAGTACAACGCTGGTCAACCCGAAGGCTTGTTCGAGCGTACCTACGTGAAGCTACGGAAGCATTGGGGTCGGGTGCAGAAGGAGATTAACAAGTGGAATGGCAAGTGGACTAACGTAGTCCGGATGTGGCCGAGCGGGCACAACGAGATGGACCTTGTGGACAAGGCCAAGGCAGATTACTTCGCTGACGGGAAGAAGCACTTCAAGTACTTCGACGTTTGGAAGCTTGTCGAGAAGAGCCCGAAGTACACTGGTGGGGCTGAAGCGGCGGCGAAGAGAACCAAAGTCGCCGCCGGACACTACACTTCGAGCGAAGGAGGTCCGCCAATCGACCTCAACGTGACAGGCGATGACTTCTTCCTCTCATCTCCTGGTACTGAAAGCCGTCCGATGGGCACAAAGGCGGCAAAGAGGAAAGCAAAGGGGAAGGCAACTGCGAGCTACTCCGCtatgccgccgccgccacccaaTCCTTCCTtggacaagatattagactcTATGTCGGATATGAGTATTACGTTGCGGATGGGCTAG
- the LOC125223407 gene encoding exocyst complex component EXO70B1-like translates to MDSQENEHTNEEEPPPPLSSPLPPDLSTISSEIDQYISSQESLPPDAPTIIEKFLMLVEEEMEPFDSTDAPLKWTRLKEEDASWFLRTTNRVSSLVKLLAEFRSDYKYAYTINRAGSVLHRAMSYLEGEFKAILEDHSKSPGSTADLTRVCSAMLRGGYQDECCHVYFIVRRNALEEKIVQQGLENVSIDDIHNKPWESLERDIEVWIMKFTSFAKDEFPPERNLLDSVFAGDSDSSIPEILLSALTCGITKHILKFAEAVALTHRSPDKLFKYLTIYEAVRDVVAGIGALLAQGVAPELKNEALMIRSHLGEAMISILTELENSIKNDHGKNPVPGGAVHPITTYIMNYLEFTAMYKDSLEQVYLEHQRLEATIAAAAAASTVDAEGVVVSPFQAQILKIMDLLLSNLEDKSKFYKDTSLTSIFMMNNGRYMLKKIKKSGGLHSLLAETWYRKMSSDLRTYHKGYQRETWGKLLGFLNPEGLTGNNKHVKPLLKERFKNFNALFDDIRKTQTSWVISDEQLQSELRVSISNMVVPAYRSFLARYSQIFSSGRQTEKYIKHQPDDVETAIEGLFSGTPATSGKRKL, encoded by the coding sequence ATGGATTCCCAAGAAAATGAACACACAAATGAAGAGGAGCCGCCACCTCCGCTCTCCTCCCCTCTCCCTCCCGATCTCTCCACAATCTCCTCCGAAATCGACCAATACATCTCGTCGCAGGAGTCCCTCCCCCCCGACGCCCCCACCATCATCGAGAAATTCCTGATGCTGGTGGAGGAGGAGATGGAGCCCTTCGACTCCACCGACGCCCCCCTCAAATGGACCCGCCTCAAAGAGGAGGACGCCTCTTGGTTCCTCCGAACCACCAACCGCGTTTCCTCCCTCGTCAAACTGCTGGCCGAGTTCCGATCCGATTACAAATACGCCTACACGATCAACCGCGCCGGCAGCGTGCTGCACCGCGCGATGTCGTATTTGGAGGGCGAATTCAAGGCCATTTTAGAGGATCACAGCAAGTCCCCTGGCTCCACCGCGGACCTAACGAGAGTATGCAGCGCCATGCTCAGAGGCGGCTACCAAGACGAGTGCTGCCACGTCTACTTCATCGTGCGGAGGAACGCGCTGGAGGAGAAGATCGTCCAGCAAGGACTGGAGAATGTCAGCATCGACGACATCCACAACAAGCCATGGGAGTCTCTCGAGAGAGACATCGAGGTCTGGATCATGAAATTCACCTCCTTCGCGAAAGACGAATTCCCGCCAGAACGGAATCTGTTAGATTCCGTTTTCGCGGGGGATTCAGATTCCTCCATCCCAGAGATCCTCCTCTCCGCCCTCACGTGCGGGATCACCAAGCACATCCTCAAATTCGCGGAGGCGGTGGCGCTCACGCACCGCTCCCCCGACAAGCTCTTCAAGTACCTCACCATATACGAGGCCGTCAGAGATGTCGTTGCCGGGATCGGGGCCCTGCTGGCGCAGGGCGTCGCGCCCGAGCTCAAAAACGAGGCGTTGATGATCAGAAGCCACCTCGGAGAGGCTATGATCTCAATCCTCACCGAGCTCGAAAACTCCATCAAGAACGACCACGGGAAGAACCCAGTTCCTGGTGGAGCCGTGCATCCAATCACAACCTACATCATGAATTACCTCGAATTCACTGCCATGTACAAGGACTCGCTCGAGCAAGTCTACCTCGAGCACCAGAGGCTCGAGGCGACcattgctgctgctgctgctgcctcCACTGTTGATGCTGAAGGGGTTGTCGTTTCGCCTTTCCAGGCACAGATCCTCAAGATCATGGACTTGCTCCTCTCGAATCTCGAGGACAAGTCCAAATTCTACAAGGACACTTCCTTAACTTCAATCTTCATGATGAACAACGGGCGTTACATGCTTAAAAAGATCAAGAAATCAGGTGGGCTCCACAGCCTGCTAGCGGAAACGTGGTACCGGAAAATGTCGTCGGATCTCCGGACGTACCACAAGGGGTACCAGAGGGAGACGTGGGGGAAGCTCCTCGGGTTCCTGAACCCGGAGGGGCTGACGGGGAACAACAAGCACGTGAAGCCACTGCTGAAGGAGCGGTTCAAGAATTTCAACGCGCTGTTCGACGACATACGCAAGACGCAGACGAGTTGGGTGATCTCGGACGAGCAGCTGCAGTCGGAGCTGAGGGTTTCGATATCGAACATGGTGGTGCCGGCGTACAGGTCGTTTCTGGCGAGGTATAGTCAGATATTTTCGTCGGGGAGGCAGACGGAGAAGTACATCAAGCATCAGCCGGACGATGTTGAGACGGCCATCGAAGGCCTCTTTAGCGGCACTCCGGCCACGTCGGGAAAGAGGAAGCTATGA
- the LOC125200690 gene encoding double-stranded RNA-binding protein 3 — protein sequence MFKNQLQELAQRSCFNLPSYACVREGPDHAPRFKASVNFNGEVFESPSYSTTLRQAEHAAAEAALSSLSARGPSKSLTARVLDETGVYKNLLQETAHRAGLKLPIYTTVRSGPGHVPVFTSTVELAGISFSGEPAKTKKQAEKNAAIAAWFQLKQMPNLGILSEQENAGGGKWSCSSNSGRVIRRRDYHHHHQPRMQRPIQRDSFAFAQKRPILDPTHKHRSFLSLLPPPPLTASKILPPNLPNSKTLTPKATVKETLPMLEEFFGDDQEWVNKISEAIRADAGSSKSIYGGKIGGVYSQFGGEDGRIRSIPPPLMKIPSTCHNPQIVSIPKFAPAVQIRSVIPVCAAPPVRVNSDQSLPINKAAPPPAPSSEELAVASSLSKLKI from the exons atgtTCAAAAACCAGCTGCAAGAATTAGCTCAAAGAAGCTGCTTCAATCTCCCCTCATACGCCTGCGTGAGAGAAGGCCCCGATCACGCCCCCAGATTCAAAGCCTCCGTCAATTTCAACGGCGAAGTTTTCGAGAGCCCCTCTTACTCCACCACCCTCCGCCAGGCCGAGCACGCCGCCGCCGAGGCCGCCCTCAGCTCCCTCTCCGCCAGAGGCCCCTCCAAATCCCTCACCGCCAGAGTTCTC GATGAGACGGGAGTGTACAAAAATCTACTTCAAGAAACTGCACACAGAGCCGGATTGAAGCTGCCGATATACACCACCGTCAGATCAGGCCCCGGCCACGTCCCTGTCTTCACCAGCACCGTCGAGCTCGCCGGAATCAGCTTCTCCGGCGAGCCTGCCAAGACTAAGAAACAAGCCGAGAAGAATGCTGCTATTGCTGCTTGGTTCCAATTGAAACAAA tgcccaatttggggattttgtcGGAGCAAGAGAATGCAGGAGGCGGGAAATGGAGTTGCAGTTCGAATTCCGGTAGAGTGATAAGGCGAAGAGATtatcaccatcatcatcagCCGAGAATGCAGAGGCCTATTCAAAGAGATAGCTTTGCCTTTGCCCAGAAACGGCCGATTTTAGACCCGACTCACAAGCACAGaagctttctctctcttctccctccgccgccgctgaCGGCATCCAAAATCCTACCCCCAAATTTGCCCAATTCCAAAACCCTCACTCCCAAAGCAACAGTCAAAGAAACGCTGCCGATGTTGGAGGAGTTTTTTGGAGACGATCAGGAATGGGTTAACAAGATAAGCGAGGCCATAAGAGCAGATGCCGGCAGCTCAAAATCGATTTATGGAGGGAAAATTGGAGGAGTCTACAGTCAATTTGGGGGAGAAGATGGCAGAATTAGGTCAATTCCGCCTCCGTTGATGAAAATTCCCTCAACTTGTCACAATCCCCAAATTGTATCAATCCCCAAATTCGCGCCGGCGGTGCAAATCAGGTCCGTGATTCCGGTGTGCGCGGCTCCACCGGTAAGGGTGAACTCCGACCAATCGCTGCCGATTAACAAAGCAGCTCCACCGCCGGCGCCGTCGTCGGAGGAGTTAGCTGTGGCTTCGTCTTTGAGCAAGCTGAAAATATGA